The DNA window AAAATGTGCTGGAAAGCCAGTGCCGAGGCGCATACCGGTATCGATATCGCTGGCGCTGTCACAAATACCTTCACTCAGGCAGCGGCTGGCTTCCAATACCATCGCCAGCAGCATGCGCTGCTCTATTTCCTGATCGCTGATCTCCCTCGCAACCGGCACTTGAATGTCGGTCAGCAGGGCAATGCTGTCGGGGTCATCCCTGCGCTGGGGGCGACCTTTGTCGTCCTTCTGGTACTGGTAAAATCCGGCGCCGCTCTTTTGACCGTAGCGGCCCTCCCGGGCCAGGCGCGAGATGGCGCTCTCTCCGGGGCAGGTCATCACGTCGGGGTAGGCTTCACCCAGCACCATCATTGCCTTGTCCAGAGTATCCAGGCCTGCCACATCCAGCAGGTAGGCGGGGCCCATGGGCCAGCCCCAGGCGGTCATGATCTTGTCGATGCGGGCAAAGGCGACACCATCGCGTACTAGCAGGTTAAAGGCGCTGAAATAAGCCCCGAGGATGCGGTTGATCAAAAAGCCGGGGCAGTCTTTCACCAGCAGCGGCGTCTTGCCCATCTGCAGGGCGTAGGCAATCGTTCTTGCCACGGCGCTATCTGAGCTTTGGGGCCCCTTCACCACTTCGACGAGGGGCATCATGTGCACCGGGTTGAAAAAGTGCATGCCGGTAAGGTTTTCCGGACGAGCCAGTCCTTTGGCAATATCGGCGATACACAGCGATGAGGTATTGGAGGCGAGCACAGTGTCGGCTCGGGTTTGCTGCTCGACCTCGGCCAGTACAGCCTGTTTTACCGCCAGCTTTTCCACCACCGCTTCGGCAACAATATCGAGGCTGTCAAATTCGCGATAATCGGTCTGGCCCTGGATCGAGCCGAGAATGGCGTCGGCCTGCTCGGCGCTGATTTTGCCGGTGGCAACCGGCTTCTTCAGCAGCTTGCGGGCTTCACTCATGCCCAGCTCAATGGCGGCATCGGCAATGTCCTTCATAATGACTGGGGTGCCGCGCTGGGCGGTGGTAAAGGCAATGCCGCCCCCCATAATGCCCGCGCCAAGGACGCCAGCCCGGGTAATGTTCTCGGCCCGGGCGACACCTTTGTTTTTCTTCTTCAGGGACTGCTGCGCCTGAAATACCGCCACCAATGCCCGGGCGGTGCTGGAGCTGGCAAGCCGGGCGAAGGACTGAGCTTCTTCAACTAAAGCGGCATCCCGGTCCAGTTCAGCGCAGCGCTGAACCAGTTCAATAATCTCCAGAGCAGCGGGGTAGTGTTGCGCCCGGGGCATGGCCTGGGCTTTTGCTGCCGCAAGGGCCGTCTCGTCAACTTGTACTGGTCCCCGGCGCTGTTGCCGGCGGGCCTGCCAGTCCAGTTCGCCGACCATCGCCTGATCCAGCAGGGCCAGGCCCTGCTCCCGCAAGGCCTCCGCCTCGCAGACCTGATCGACCATGGGGCAATCGCCCAGTTTGCCCGCCGGATAGGAGCGGCCAGTGCTCAGCCATTCCAGTGCGGTGGCAAAGCCCACCAAACGAGCCGATTTGACGGTGCCACCGACACCGGGCAAGACTCCCAGACCGACCTCGGGAAAGCCCAATGTGGCCTTGCTCTCTGCCACCCGGTAATCGCTGCTCAAGGCAAATTCCAGTCCGCCGCCCAGGGCAAAACCATTGATCAGGGTAACGCTGGGGCAGGGCAGGTCTTCCAGTGCACAAAGTGTCCTGGCCGCGCTCTGGCAAAATTTGACCTGCACCTCGTCAGTAGATCGGAGCAGGGCGGCCAGCGCATCAATGTTGGCACCGGCGAGGAAACCGGGTTTGGCACTGCTTATCAGCAGGCCCGCCGGTGGTTGTGACTGCAGCGCTGTGACGGCGCGTTGCAGCTCGTCGATAAAGGCTTCGCTGAGGGTGTTCACCCCTTCCTTTTGGTTGTCGAGCACCAACTCCAGTCGGTCGTTGCCGATGTCCTCGAGGCGCAGAAATTGGCCATTGAAACGGTCTGTATTCATAGCGTTGCTCAGTGTGGATTCTTTAGATGTGTTGCAGGGCCAGCACCACAAATAAGGTGGCGCCGCCCAGATAAATGCTGCGGTTCAGCCAGGCTGGCCCGTCCCGGGCATCCATGAAATAACGCAAAATCAGCACGGCCTTGGTTACGGCGATGGCGATAATAGTGGCGCTGGCGATGCCGCCGGCACCGTTGCTGCCGGTCAGGCTCAGCCCCCAGCTGGTTGCGGTCAGTACCATCAACAGCAACCAGATTTTGCCGACCGGGTCGGTGAAAAGATTAGTCATCGGCTACACCAGATAAATAATGGGAAACAACAGAATCCACAGCAGGTCCACCAGGTGCCAGAAGTTGGCGCCGGACTCAAGCAGGGTGATATTCGCTGTTTGCGAGCCTTGCTGCTGTGAGAGCGATAAGTGCCGACGCATCCACAGTAGTACCGCAGTACCAATGGCAACGTGCAAAAAGTGGAAGCCGGTCAGCGCAAAGTAGTAAAGATAAAACGCATTGCTGGTGATGCTAATGCCCGCCGACACCGCCAGGCTGTACTCAATAATTTTGCAGGTCCCAAAGATTGCACCACAGAGCGCAGCCAAGAGCAGGGAACGCTGGGCCGGTGAATACAAGTTCTGGCGGGCCTGGCGAATGGCCTGAATCACCAGCAGGGAGCCGGTCAGCAGCACCAGGGTGTTGAAGAAGCCAAAGCCGGCGTGAAGGGTGCTTTGGGCCTGGCTGAATACCTCGGGTTG is part of the Spongiibacter taiwanensis genome and encodes:
- a CDS encoding 3-hydroxyacyl-CoA dehydrogenase NAD-binding domain-containing protein, producing MNTDRFNGQFLRLEDIGNDRLELVLDNQKEGVNTLSEAFIDELQRAVTALQSQPPAGLLISSAKPGFLAGANIDALAALLRSTDEVQVKFCQSAARTLCALEDLPCPSVTLINGFALGGGLEFALSSDYRVAESKATLGFPEVGLGVLPGVGGTVKSARLVGFATALEWLSTGRSYPAGKLGDCPMVDQVCEAEALREQGLALLDQAMVGELDWQARRQQRRGPVQVDETALAAAKAQAMPRAQHYPAALEIIELVQRCAELDRDAALVEEAQSFARLASSSTARALVAVFQAQQSLKKKNKGVARAENITRAGVLGAGIMGGGIAFTTAQRGTPVIMKDIADAAIELGMSEARKLLKKPVATGKISAEQADAILGSIQGQTDYREFDSLDIVAEAVVEKLAVKQAVLAEVEQQTRADTVLASNTSSLCIADIAKGLARPENLTGMHFFNPVHMMPLVEVVKGPQSSDSAVARTIAYALQMGKTPLLVKDCPGFLINRILGAYFSAFNLLVRDGVAFARIDKIMTAWGWPMGPAYLLDVAGLDTLDKAMMVLGEAYPDVMTCPGESAISRLAREGRYGQKSGAGFYQYQKDDKGRPQRRDDPDSIALLTDIQVPVAREISDQEIEQRMLLAMVLEASRCLSEGICDSASDIDTGMRLGTGFPAHFCGPLWYADFLSGQQLLSLCEQYTNLGGLYRADDNLVAMATRQEHFYSASETSAGRVSV
- a CDS encoding cytochrome C oxidase subunit IV family protein, giving the protein MTNLFTDPVGKIWLLLMVLTATSWGLSLTGSNGAGGIASATIIAIAVTKAVLILRYFMDARDGPAWLNRSIYLGGATLFVVLALQHI
- a CDS encoding cytochrome c oxidase subunit 3; translation: MSHATHSRYSGDPAMWVLLLGDTVMYSLFLVFFGYEYRQQPEVFSQAQSTLHAGFGFFNTLVLLTGSLLVIQAIRQARQNLYSPAQRSLLLAALCGAIFGTCKIIEYSLAVSAGISITSNAFYLYYFALTGFHFLHVAIGTAVLLWMRRHLSLSQQQGSQTANITLLESGANFWHLVDLLWILLFPIIYLV